From the Sebastes fasciatus isolate fSebFas1 chromosome 3, fSebFas1.pri, whole genome shotgun sequence genome, one window contains:
- the LOC141763991 gene encoding uncharacterized protein LOC141763991 — translation MESLSIHIPSSSNKSDMEVDNFSSYSGSIPSPTPEGGARISRQSKGSKSSASCRRKREFISDEKKDASYWEKRRKNNEAAKRSREKRRLNDMVLENRVMALNEENCRIKTELLQLKLRFGLISTASYMEKSQQISNSVANNSSGSSNGTPNAYLSSSGYSSASQVMLNSDSSETEQSSRGERHSTLHQYSPRGSISDMSDSSSRDSPEPTGYNIKTEPSSMEMARVESNRMPSGAYHGNHTALVSPHQQNTPLAESAMDYQHHQQQQQQCHMEASSPAPQATSAQRSVILYRSSSGCYPMETQRPEDQQTQQNRPLQHSSTLKFSDCSATITEVAEKLERTKTMDSPQYEYTNDHDESTEELQQSYNSNAQQQRENHHRHYSYQGQESSLQQAESHQNPFAPDLVRNTEEGKSSFPQHNGYLNTLDEEPPVLTYEGGPRAGGFYQENSFAKDTSSSDGDPRSSDKEGSTDDESPSSSSSDISSYHQKAVGAAGSHREFHAEFKATALPHKLRLKYRALSNGAAGLQMEGTVNTSMSPSPTLPQHPYLALPSNLHSTQANGESKEVENETDYERVEARKEGEKKGSSSSSSSSSKSGRNKRRD, via the coding sequence ATGGAAAGTCTGAGTATACACATCCCATCCAGCAGCAAcaaaagtgacatggaggtcgACAATTTTTCGTCCTACAGTGGCAGCATCCCATCTCCTACTCCTGAAGGTGGAGCACGGATCAGCCGCCAGTCTAAAGGTTCCAAGTCTAGCGCGAGCTGCCGTCGCAAGCGAGAGTTCATTTCTGATGAGAAGAAAGATGCTTCCTATTGGGAAAAACGGAGGAAGAACAATGAAGCAGCTAAGCGCTCAAGGGAAAAGCGTCGCCTCAATGACATGGTGCTTGAGAACAGGGTCATGGCGCTGAATGAGGAGAACTGTCGTATAAAAACGGAGCTCCTCCAGCTCAAGTTGCGCTTTGGCCTCATCAGCACAGCCTCCTACATGGAGAAAAGTCAGCAGATCTCCAACAGTGTTGCCAACAATAGTAGCGGGAGCAGCAATGGCACCCCAAACGCCTACCTCTCAAGCAGCGGCTACTCCAGTGCATCCCAGGTGATGCTGAATTCTGACTCATCTGAAACTGAGCAGTCGAGCCGCGGCGAGCGCCACAGCACACTCCACCAGTACTCTCCCCGGGGCTCCATCTCTGACATGTCTGATTCCTCCTCCAGAGACAGCCCAGAACCCACGGGCTACAACATAAAGACAGAGCCCTCAAGTATGGAGATGGCCAGAGTGGAAAGCAATCGTATGCCAAGTGGGGcctaccatggcaaccacactGCACTGGTTTCTCCTCACCAGCAAAACACCCCATTGGCTGAAAGTGCCATGGACTACCAGCaccaccaacagcagcagcagcagtgccaCATGGAGGCCTCCAGTCCCGCTCCTCAGGCCACCTCTGCACAGAGGAGCGTGATCTTGTATCGCTCCAGCAGCGGCTGTTACCCCATGGAGACCCAGAGGCCGGAGGACCAGCAGACCCAGCAGAACAGACCGCTGCAGCACTCCTCGACCCTCAAGTTCTCCGACTGCTCAGCGACCATCACAGAGGTCGCTGAGAAGCTAGAGAGGACAAAGACCATGGACTCACCTCAGTATGAATACACTAATGATCATGATGAGTCgacagaggagctgcagcaaaGTTACAATTCCAACGCCCAACAGCAGCGTGAGAACCATCACAGGCACTACAGCTACCAGGGTCAGGAGAGCAGTCTTCAGCAAGCAGAAAGTCACCAGAACCCCTTTGCCCCTGATCTGGTACGCAACACTGAGGAGGGCAAGTCCTCCTTCCCACAGCACAACGGCTACCTCAACACACTGGACGAAGAGCCCCCGGTGCTCACCTACGAGGGAGGCCCCAGAGCCGGCGGTTTCTACCAGGAGAACTCTTTCGCTAAAGACACCTCATCCAGTGACGGGGACCCTCGTAGCTCTGACAAGGAGGGCTCCACAGACGACGAGTccccctcctcgtcctcctcagaCATCAGCAGCTACCACCAGAAGGCAGTGGGAGCTGCCGGCTCGCACCGCGAGTTCCACGCCGAGTTCAAAGCCACTGCCCTGCCCCACAAGCTCCGTCTCAAGTACAGAGCTCTGTCCAATGGGGCAGCAGGACTACAGATGGAGGGAACAGTCAACACCTCCATGTCCCCCTCTCCCACTTTGCCTCAGCACCCTTACTTAGCTCTCCCCAGCAACCTTCACAGCACCCAGGCCAACGGGGAGAGCAAAGAGGTGGAAAACGAGACTGATTATGAGAGGGTGGAGGCTagaaaggagggagagaaaaagggatccagcagcagcagcagcagcagcagcaaaagtgGACGCAATAAGAGGCGAGATTAA